In the genome of Synergistaceae bacterium, one region contains:
- a CDS encoding formate/nitrite transporter family protein, whose amino-acid sequence MQKEYLTPAEITENFIEIGKKKAGLSPIQQLVLGILAGAFIAFASEGSNVAIHTIESVGLGKALAGALFATGLMLVVVAGGELFTGNCLMVIACAEDKISLPSMLRGWVCVYAGNFIGSVLLAFLIHGSGQLDYSGGLLGGFTLKLAAYKTSLTFTKAFYLGLLCNWLVCLAVWMASAAGDVTGKLLAIFFPIWLFITSGFEHSVANMYYISAGLMAKGVPLYVDQAVKLGATPESIASLGLKSFFAGNLLPVTLGNIVGGGLFVGLVYYFVYRGKKRA is encoded by the coding sequence ATGCAAAAAGAGTATTTGACGCCGGCGGAAATCACGGAAAATTTTATTGAAATCGGCAAAAAGAAAGCCGGACTTTCGCCCATACAGCAGCTTGTCCTTGGCATTCTGGCCGGCGCCTTCATCGCCTTCGCCTCCGAAGGGTCCAATGTGGCCATACACACCATCGAATCCGTGGGGCTGGGCAAGGCGCTGGCCGGCGCGCTGTTCGCCACGGGGCTGATGCTGGTGGTGGTGGCGGGCGGAGAGCTTTTTACAGGCAACTGCCTGATGGTCATCGCCTGCGCAGAGGATAAAATATCCCTTCCTTCCATGCTTCGGGGATGGGTATGCGTTTACGCGGGAAACTTCATCGGTTCCGTACTGCTGGCCTTCCTCATTCACGGCTCGGGACAGCTGGACTATTCAGGGGGGCTCCTGGGCGGCTTCACGCTGAAACTGGCCGCTTACAAGACGAGCCTGACCTTCACGAAGGCCTTTTACCTGGGCCTTCTCTGCAACTGGCTGGTCTGCCTGGCGGTCTGGATGGCCTCGGCCGCCGGCGACGTCACGGGCAAGCTGCTGGCCATCTTCTTCCCCATATGGCTTTTCATCACGTCCGGCTTCGAGCACAGCGTCGCGAACATGTACTATATCTCCGCCGGACTCATGGCGAAAGGGGTTCCTCTCTACGTGGATCAGGCCGTGAAACTCGGCGCGACCCCGGAAAGCATCGCGTCACTGGGACTGAAGTCGTTCTTCGCGGGGAACCTTCTCCCCGTCACGCTGGGAAACATCGTGGGAGGCGGGCTGTTCGTGGGACTCGTCTATTACTTCGTCTACCGCGGAAAGAAAAGGGCCTGA
- the msrA gene encoding peptide-methionine (S)-S-oxide reductase MsrA, whose amino-acid sequence MTAEHTGHGGGAMPANPNRGRTFDKKELREIYLAGGCFWGTEAFIARLPGVADTTVGYANGKTENPTYEQVCHENTGHAETVQVFYDPRQLPLKKLLEAYFTIIDPLSKNRQGPDTGTQYRTGVYMTAAEDRPVIESVFASEQAKYETPLAVELRPLENFYPAEEYHQDYLDKNPNGYCHVDLGKLEDVK is encoded by the coding sequence ATGACTGCAGAACATACGGGACATGGAGGAGGAGCAATGCCCGCCAACCCCAACAGAGGAAGGACTTTCGATAAAAAGGAGCTTCGGGAAATCTACCTTGCGGGAGGCTGTTTCTGGGGAACGGAGGCGTTCATCGCACGTCTGCCCGGCGTGGCGGACACCACTGTGGGATACGCCAACGGAAAAACGGAAAATCCCACCTACGAGCAGGTTTGCCATGAAAACACGGGACACGCCGAAACGGTGCAGGTGTTTTACGACCCCCGCCAGCTGCCTCTGAAAAAGCTGCTGGAGGCGTATTTCACCATCATTGATCCTCTGAGCAAAAACCGCCAGGGCCCCGACACGGGCACTCAGTACCGTACCGGCGTCTACATGACGGCGGCGGAGGACAGGCCCGTGATCGAGAGCGTCTTCGCGTCGGAGCAGGCGAAATACGAGACCCCTCTCGCCGTGGAGCTGAGACCTCTGGAAAACTTCTACCCGGCCGAAGAATACCACCAGGACTACCTCGACAAAAATCCCAACGGGTATTGTCACGTGGATCTCGGCAAACTGGAGGATGTAAAATAG